A stretch of Pseudomonas sp. LS.1a DNA encodes these proteins:
- a CDS encoding Dyp-type peroxidase: protein MPFQQGLLATPVPAHARHLFFTLQSPEALPAALDALLSQVDGEQLILGVGAPLARALGREVPGLRAFPQLDAAVENPSTQHALWLWLRGNERGDLLLRAQALELALAPALRLADSVDGFLHRGGHDLTGYEDGTENPVDEEAVQAAIAADGSSFAAFQLWKHDLEYFKSLPQADQDNIIGRRLSDNEELDDAPESAHVKRTAQESFEPEAFIVRRSVAWADQRGAGLAFVALGHSFEAFEVQLRRMSGLEDGIIDGLYRFSRPLTGGYYWCPPMSEAGVDLSLLMQA from the coding sequence ATGCCTTTCCAGCAAGGTCTGCTTGCCACCCCGGTGCCGGCTCACGCCCGTCACCTGTTCTTCACCCTGCAGTCGCCCGAGGCCCTGCCTGCCGCCCTGGATGCCCTGCTGTCGCAGGTTGATGGCGAACAGCTGATCCTGGGTGTCGGCGCCCCGCTGGCCAGGGCCCTGGGCCGTGAAGTACCTGGCTTGCGCGCCTTCCCGCAGCTGGATGCCGCCGTGGAGAACCCCAGCACCCAACACGCCCTGTGGCTGTGGCTGCGCGGTAACGAGCGCGGCGACCTGCTGCTGCGTGCCCAGGCCCTGGAGCTGGCGTTGGCACCAGCCCTGCGCCTGGCCGACAGCGTCGACGGCTTCCTGCACCGTGGCGGCCATGACCTGACCGGTTATGAAGACGGCACCGAAAACCCGGTGGACGAAGAGGCCGTGCAGGCGGCCATTGCCGCCGACGGCTCCAGCTTTGCCGCGTTCCAGCTGTGGAAGCACGACCTGGAGTACTTCAAGTCGCTGCCCCAGGCCGACCAGGACAACATCATCGGCCGCCGCCTGAGCGACAACGAAGAGCTCGACGACGCCCCCGAGTCGGCCCATGTCAAGCGCACGGCCCAGGAAAGCTTCGAGCCAGAAGCGTTCATCGTCCGTCGTTCGGTGGCCTGGGCTGACCAACGTGGCGCTGGCCTGGCCTTCGTGGCCCTGGGCCACAGCTTCGAGGCATTCGAAGTGCAGCTGCGGCGCATGAGCGGCCTGGAGGACGGCATCATCGACGGCCTGTACCGCTTCAGCCGGCCACTGACCGGTGGTTACTACTGGTGCCCACCCATGAGCGAGGCGGGTGTCGACCTGAGCCTGCTGATGCAGGCCTGA
- a CDS encoding bile acid:sodium symporter family protein has protein sequence MTASPLLTAFLPLALGIIMLGLGLSLTLADFARVVKYPKPVVVGLVCQILLLPLVCFLIANGFGLESALAVGLMLLAASPGGTTANLFSHLAHGDVALNITLTAVNSLIAILTMPLLVNLSLSWFMASDQAIPLQFAKVMQVFAIVLLPVALGMLIRRFAPAFAARMEKPMKLVAALFLAFTIVLALAKDWQTVVAYAPVVGLAALLFNLLSLGVGYWVPRLLSIPKRQAIAIGMEIGIHNGTLAIALALSPSLLNNATMAVPAALYSLIMFFTAAGFGWWVSRGHVAVQAKGETVN, from the coding sequence ATGACTGCCTCACCTTTGCTCACCGCGTTTCTGCCGCTGGCCCTGGGTATCATCATGCTCGGCCTCGGGTTATCGCTGACCTTGGCCGACTTCGCCCGCGTGGTGAAGTACCCCAAGCCGGTAGTGGTAGGCCTGGTTTGCCAGATCCTGCTACTGCCGCTGGTGTGCTTCCTGATTGCCAACGGGTTTGGCCTGGAGTCGGCCCTGGCGGTGGGGCTGATGCTGCTGGCCGCCTCGCCTGGCGGCACCACGGCCAACCTGTTCAGCCACCTGGCCCATGGCGATGTGGCATTGAATATCACCCTGACGGCGGTCAACTCGTTGATCGCGATCCTGACCATGCCGCTGCTGGTGAACCTGTCGCTGAGCTGGTTCATGGCATCGGACCAGGCCATCCCGCTGCAGTTTGCCAAGGTGATGCAGGTGTTCGCCATCGTCCTGCTGCCGGTGGCGCTGGGCATGCTGATTCGCCGCTTCGCCCCCGCTTTCGCCGCACGCATGGAGAAGCCGATGAAGCTGGTGGCCGCGTTGTTCCTGGCGTTCACCATCGTCCTGGCCCTGGCCAAGGACTGGCAGACCGTGGTTGCGTACGCGCCGGTGGTGGGCCTGGCCGCGCTGCTGTTCAACCTGCTGAGCCTGGGCGTGGGCTACTGGGTGCCGCGCCTGCTGAGCATCCCCAAGCGCCAGGCGATTGCCATCGGCATGGAGATCGGCATTCACAACGGGACCTTGGCGATTGCCCTGGCGTTGAGCCCTTCACTGCTGAACAACGCCACCATGGCGGTGCCGGCGGCGCTGTACAGCCTGATCATGTTCTTCACGGCGGCGGGGTTTGGCTGGTGGGTGAGCCGCGGGCATGTGGCGGTGCAAGCCAAGGGTGAAACAGTGAACTGA
- a CDS encoding sterol desaturase family protein, which translates to MLFNLAVLFGTLVAMEGVGTLAHKYIMHGWGWWLHRSHHEPQLGMLETNDLYLVALGLIATVLVALGKGGHAPLQWVGGGVAGYGVLYVVAHDGFFHRHWPRKPRPVNRYLKRLHRAHRLHHAVKGRTGSVSFGFFYAPPLKVLKQQLRRKRSQL; encoded by the coding sequence ATGCTGTTCAATCTCGCCGTGCTGTTCGGCACCCTTGTGGCCATGGAGGGCGTTGGCACGCTGGCTCACAAGTACATCATGCATGGCTGGGGCTGGTGGCTGCACCGCTCGCACCATGAGCCGCAACTGGGCATGCTCGAAACCAATGACCTGTACCTGGTGGCCCTGGGGCTGATCGCCACGGTGCTGGTAGCCCTGGGCAAAGGTGGTCATGCGCCCTTGCAGTGGGTGGGCGGCGGGGTGGCGGGGTACGGCGTGCTGTATGTCGTGGCCCACGACGGGTTCTTTCACCGGCACTGGCCGCGCAAGCCACGGCCGGTCAACCGCTACCTCAAGCGTTTGCATCGCGCGCACCGGTTGCATCATGCGGTGAAGGGGCGCACGGGGAGTGTGTCGTTCGGGTTCTTCTATGCACCGCCGTTGAAGGTACTGAAGCAGCAGTTGCGGCGTAAGCGCAGCCAGTTGTGA
- a CDS encoding MgtC/SapB family protein, whose translation MDWKVFLLRVSIALLLGALIGAERQLRQRLTGLRTNALVSTGACLFVLMTQAVPGMAPTDASRIAAYVVSGIGFLGGGVIMRDGFNVRGLNTAATLWCTAAVGVLCSLGLLLEATLGSLVVLCANILLRDIAQRLDRQEVVPASEAEQHFEVRIVCRAEDEIQVRSLMLHSLGDPQLRLQSLHSEDLANPARLEVRAELLGTAQAPAQLERLVSRVSLEKGVSSVRWQLQPQVLAAD comes from the coding sequence ATGGATTGGAAAGTATTTCTGCTGCGTGTCAGCATCGCCCTGCTGCTGGGGGCGCTGATTGGCGCCGAACGTCAACTGCGCCAGCGCCTGACCGGGCTGCGCACCAATGCACTGGTCAGCACCGGTGCCTGCCTGTTCGTGCTGATGACCCAGGCAGTGCCGGGCATGGCACCCACCGATGCGTCGCGCATCGCCGCGTATGTGGTGTCGGGCATCGGCTTTCTTGGTGGCGGTGTGATCATGCGCGACGGGTTCAACGTACGTGGCCTGAACACCGCCGCCACGCTGTGGTGCACGGCTGCGGTGGGCGTGCTGTGCAGCCTCGGGCTGCTGCTGGAGGCGACGCTGGGTAGCCTGGTGGTGCTGTGCGCCAATATCCTGCTGCGCGACATTGCCCAGCGCCTGGACCGCCAGGAAGTGGTGCCGGCCAGCGAGGCGGAGCAGCACTTCGAAGTGCGCATCGTCTGCCGCGCCGAGGACGAGATCCAGGTTCGCAGCCTGATGTTGCACAGCCTGGGCGACCCGCAACTGCGCCTGCAATCACTGCACAGCGAAGATTTGGCCAACCCTGCACGCCTGGAAGTGCGCGCCGAACTGCTGGGCACCGCGCAGGCACCAGCGCAACTGGAGCGGTTGGTCAGCCGGGTCAGCCTGGAGAAAGGTGTAAGCTCGGTGCGCTGGCAATTGCAGCCACAAGTGCTGGCGGCAGATTAG
- a CDS encoding GNAT family N-acetyltransferase: protein MRIRPTLERDIQWLPDVERSAAQAFAAWPALAWLAQGDVMSRETHRAFVDAGGSWVAEDLEGRILGFACARLEDHALHLHEISVRREAQGQGVGRRLLLQVVDTARQMGGRELTLTTFAEVPWNAPFYARLGFEVVDEGLLDARLRGILAKELAHGLTGRCAMRLYVGP, encoded by the coding sequence ATGCGCATCCGCCCTACCCTTGAGCGCGACATTCAATGGCTCCCGGACGTCGAACGTTCGGCGGCCCAGGCCTTTGCCGCCTGGCCGGCGCTGGCATGGCTGGCGCAGGGTGATGTGATGAGCCGTGAGACACACCGGGCATTCGTCGACGCAGGCGGTAGCTGGGTGGCTGAGGATCTGGAGGGGCGCATTCTGGGGTTTGCCTGTGCCCGGCTTGAGGATCACGCGCTGCATCTTCATGAAATTTCGGTGCGCCGGGAGGCCCAGGGGCAAGGTGTCGGGCGCAGGCTGCTGCTGCAGGTGGTCGATACGGCACGACAGATGGGGGGGCGGGAGCTGACCTTGACCACCTTTGCCGAGGTGCCGTGGAATGCGCCGTTCTATGCGCGGCTCGGGTTCGAGGTGGTTGATGAGGGGCTGCTGGATGCGCGGCTGCGGGGCATTCTGGCCAAGGAGCTTGCCCATGGGCTCACGGGGCGCTGTGCAATGCGCCTTTATGTAGGGCCTTGA
- a CDS encoding sensor domain-containing diguanylate cyclase, whose translation MCAARKQDEDGLFAITGEGRAVALFRLVLAFMLVVMLAFVLVEGWRIWRDYRHAFTNAENMVTNLARATAQHAEDAIRQVDVITAALAERLEGDGFEHIDRPRLHTLLVQQKRIMPQLHGLFVYGPDGSWIVTDQAVVPPNANNADRDYFIYHRDHPDRGVHIGSVVRSRSTGDLIIPISRRLEYADGSFAGVLLGTIKVEWFVRYYGDFKIDERGALVLAKRDGTILVRRPFVEQVVGRSLSNSEIFRNHLPYATEGVAEAVAVVDGTPRLYGFRALSSYPLVVEAGLSRESIVAPWRQDAIKSVSVLLLLLVGLAAFGGVVLRQLRERIVIERALHQAHQTLKALALTDSLTGLGNRRRLDAVFEPELRRARRQGYPLALVMLDLDYFKAYNDRYGHPAGDQCLRRFAELLQQALKRPADLAVRYGGEEFTLLLPDTDARGAELLVQEVQQLLRRHLLEHAGSPLGRVSFSAGIAVGDLAREGVTPENLMVAADAALYQAKRQGRDGYCVAGRVVVGGEE comes from the coding sequence ATGTGTGCAGCCAGGAAGCAGGATGAAGACGGCCTCTTTGCGATAACCGGCGAGGGCCGTGCCGTGGCGCTGTTCCGCCTGGTACTGGCGTTCATGCTGGTGGTGATGCTGGCCTTTGTCCTGGTGGAAGGCTGGCGTATCTGGCGCGACTACCGGCACGCCTTCACCAATGCCGAAAACATGGTTACCAACCTGGCCCGAGCCACGGCGCAGCATGCCGAAGACGCCATCCGCCAGGTCGACGTCATCACCGCGGCGCTGGCCGAACGCCTGGAAGGCGACGGCTTCGAGCACATCGACCGGCCGCGCCTGCATACCTTGCTGGTCCAGCAGAAGCGCATCATGCCGCAGTTGCACGGACTGTTCGTGTATGGCCCCGATGGCAGCTGGATCGTTACCGACCAGGCGGTAGTCCCGCCCAATGCCAACAATGCCGACCGCGACTACTTCATTTACCACCGCGACCATCCCGACCGTGGAGTACACATCGGCTCCGTGGTGCGCAGCCGCTCGACTGGCGACCTGATCATCCCCATTTCACGGCGCCTGGAATATGCCGATGGCAGCTTCGCCGGGGTGTTGCTGGGCACCATCAAGGTGGAGTGGTTCGTGCGTTACTACGGCGACTTCAAGATCGACGAACGTGGCGCGCTGGTACTGGCCAAGCGCGACGGCACCATCCTGGTCAGGCGGCCGTTCGTCGAGCAGGTAGTGGGCCGTAGCCTGAGCAACAGCGAGATCTTCCGCAACCACTTGCCGTATGCAACGGAAGGGGTGGCCGAGGCGGTCGCCGTGGTCGACGGCACGCCAAGGCTGTATGGCTTTCGCGCGCTGTCCAGCTACCCGTTGGTGGTGGAGGCGGGCTTGTCGCGGGAGTCGATCGTCGCGCCCTGGCGGCAAGACGCAATCAAGTCGGTGTCGGTACTGCTGCTGTTACTGGTGGGGCTGGCGGCCTTTGGTGGTGTGGTGCTGCGCCAGTTGCGCGAGCGTATTGTCATCGAGCGGGCCCTGCACCAGGCACACCAGACCCTGAAGGCCCTGGCACTGACCGACAGCCTGACCGGGCTGGGTAACCGCCGGCGGCTGGATGCGGTGTTCGAGCCGGAGCTGCGCCGGGCAAGGCGCCAGGGCTATCCACTGGCGCTGGTGATGCTCGACCTGGATTACTTCAAGGCCTACAACGACCGTTACGGGCACCCAGCGGGCGACCAGTGCCTGCGGCGCTTTGCCGAGTTGCTGCAACAGGCGCTGAAGCGGCCGGCCGACCTGGCTGTGCGCTATGGGGGCGAGGAGTTCACACTGCTGCTGCCCGATACCGATGCACGCGGGGCGGAGCTGCTGGTGCAGGAAGTGCAACAGCTGTTGCGTCGGCATCTGCTGGAGCATGCAGGCAGCCCACTGGGACGGGTATCGTTCAGTGCGGGGATTGCCGTGGGTGACCTGGCACGGGAGGGGGTGACGCCCGAGAACCTGATGGTGGCGGCGGATGCGGCGCTGTACCAGGCCAAGCGCCAGGGGCGGGATGGGTATTGTGTGGCGGGGCGTGTGGTAGTGGGAGGGGAAGAATGA
- a CDS encoding DUF4142 domain-containing protein — protein MSSLFIKRVGFSMVLGLASVHALAASSDDFVEAATEAGIAEVVTGNLALEKSQNTAIKAFAQQMVTDHTQANQKLGDIARKLDISVPDEAAMTDKVKKVILEWREESFDKSYINNQVDAHEKAVELFKKEAASSDKAELKAFASETLPKLEQHLEHAKALQAKHGK, from the coding sequence ATGAGCAGTCTCTTCATCAAGCGCGTCGGTTTTTCCATGGTGTTGGGCCTGGCATCGGTACACGCACTGGCGGCTAGTTCCGATGACTTCGTTGAGGCGGCCACCGAGGCCGGCATTGCCGAGGTGGTCACTGGCAACCTGGCCCTGGAAAAAAGCCAGAATACAGCGATCAAGGCATTCGCCCAGCAAATGGTCACTGACCACACCCAGGCCAACCAGAAACTGGGGGACATCGCCCGCAAGCTGGACATTTCCGTGCCCGACGAGGCGGCAATGACCGACAAGGTCAAGAAAGTGATCCTGGAATGGCGAGAAGAGTCGTTCGACAAGTCCTACATCAACAACCAGGTCGATGCGCACGAAAAGGCGGTGGAGCTGTTCAAGAAGGAGGCGGCCTCGTCAGACAAGGCTGAGCTCAAGGCCTTTGCGAGCGAAACCCTGCCCAAGCTCGAACAGCATCTGGAGCATGCCAAGGCGCTTCAGGCCAAGCATGGCAAGTGA
- a CDS encoding DNA-binding protein has protein sequence MARGGINKVVVQQARQALIARGENPSIDAIRIELGNTGSKTTIHRYLKELTGQQPVAAEGGIALSDVLSRMVGQLATQLQDEADLKIEQAESTFTQQREQLEAQLAIAQQALAAAHQQHQIDVAALAAESEKLLSTQSTLQAEQLRSASLNQSLGELQVRLADKDEQVKSLEDKHRHARDALEHYRNASREQREQEQRRHEAQLQQLQVEVRQLQQGMIVKQDELTRLHRDNERLLGEHRQAASACRAQDELLEQRDAQIQGLRTILAQAQGASEEMRRQLDMQAQSLEARRDVCAEQARQLRQLEEQLKARDEELRECRSQLSAANAAQ, from the coding sequence ATGGCCCGGGGCGGTATAAACAAGGTTGTAGTGCAGCAGGCGCGTCAGGCGCTGATTGCCCGGGGCGAAAACCCCAGCATCGATGCCATACGTATCGAGCTGGGCAACACCGGCTCCAAGACCACCATTCACCGCTATCTGAAAGAGTTGACCGGCCAGCAGCCCGTGGCCGCCGAGGGCGGCATTGCGCTGAGCGACGTGCTGAGCCGAATGGTCGGGCAACTGGCAACCCAGTTGCAGGACGAGGCCGACCTGAAGATCGAGCAGGCCGAAAGCACCTTCACTCAACAGCGCGAGCAGCTGGAAGCGCAGCTGGCGATCGCCCAGCAGGCACTGGCTGCGGCGCATCAGCAGCATCAGATCGATGTGGCCGCACTGGCCGCCGAATCGGAAAAACTGCTTTCCACCCAAAGCACCCTGCAAGCCGAACAGTTGCGCAGTGCCAGCCTCAACCAGTCGCTGGGCGAGCTGCAGGTGCGCCTGGCCGACAAGGACGAGCAGGTAAAATCACTGGAAGACAAGCATCGCCATGCCCGCGATGCACTGGAGCACTACCGCAACGCCAGCCGCGAACAGCGTGAGCAGGAACAGCGCCGGCATGAAGCACAGTTGCAACAGTTGCAAGTGGAAGTACGCCAACTGCAGCAGGGCATGATCGTCAAGCAGGACGAGCTGACCCGCCTGCACCGCGACAACGAGCGTTTGCTGGGTGAGCATCGTCAGGCCGCCAGCGCCTGCAGGGCGCAGGATGAATTGCTGGAACAGCGTGATGCGCAGATCCAGGGCTTGCGCACGATCCTGGCCCAGGCGCAGGGTGCCAGCGAGGAAATGCGTCGGCAGCTGGATATGCAGGCACAGAGCCTGGAAGCGAGGCGCGACGTGTGCGCGGAACAGGCTCGCCAGTTACGGCAGCTTGAGGAGCAGCTCAAGGCACGAGACGAGGAGCTGCGTGAATGTCGGTCGCAGTTGTCTGCCGCTAACGCGGCGCAGTAA
- a CDS encoding helix-turn-helix transcriptional regulator, with protein sequence MTLENYKAIADSIALLLYPHAEAIVHDLRSQTVVHIANNFSQRKLGDDSAIDHELGNLLNGANLGPYEKLNWNGQKIRSISTVLRNQDGEAEYLLCINLNVSVLEQARAALDAFFQMSRLVPQPDSLFRNDWQERINTFLHAWLQERNLSLQTLQIKDKRSLVQALHAEGAFEGRSGADYIASVLNMGRATVYKYLKEFRA encoded by the coding sequence ATGACCCTGGAAAACTACAAGGCAATCGCCGACAGCATCGCACTGCTGCTGTACCCGCACGCAGAAGCCATCGTTCATGACCTGCGCAGCCAGACCGTCGTGCACATCGCCAACAATTTCTCCCAGCGCAAACTGGGCGATGACTCGGCGATCGATCACGAACTGGGGAACCTGCTCAACGGTGCCAACCTGGGGCCCTACGAGAAGCTCAACTGGAATGGCCAGAAAATCCGCTCCATCAGCACCGTGCTGCGCAACCAGGACGGTGAAGCCGAGTACCTGCTGTGCATCAATCTGAATGTGTCGGTACTGGAGCAGGCCCGCGCGGCGCTGGATGCGTTTTTCCAGATGAGCCGGCTGGTGCCGCAGCCGGATTCACTGTTCCGCAATGACTGGCAGGAACGCATCAATACCTTCCTGCATGCCTGGCTGCAGGAACGCAACCTGTCACTGCAAACGCTGCAGATAAAAGACAAGCGCAGCCTTGTGCAGGCATTGCATGCCGAGGGTGCGTTCGAAGGGCGCAGTGGCGCCGACTACATCGCCAGCGTGCTCAACATGGGTCGGGCCACGGTGTACAAATACCTGAAGGAGTTCCGGGCCTAA
- a CDS encoding threonine/serine dehydratase — protein sequence MPAATGSPTVVDADYLDALYEAIKEAHGALRPAVSITPLTYSARLSAISGCNVLLKCEHLQHTGSFKFRGASNKIRLLPVDQHQQGVIAASSGNHGQALALAGKRAGVPVTVYTTTSASAYKVEAMRALGAEVVCLPTDPLSTELEAARQAKAQGKPFVSPYNDPQVIAGQGTIGIELFEQAPELDAVFVAVGGGGMIAGIAAALRVLKPGTDIIGCWPENDPALQQSLKAGEIIDVDATDTLSDGTAGGVEPGSITFPLCQALLTDTVLVSEAEIRAAMRDIASSERWIIEGAAGVAVAGMQKLAERYRGKRVAVILCGRNILLDKFLEAVQ from the coding sequence ATGCCAGCCGCCACAGGTTCCCCCACCGTTGTCGATGCCGATTACCTCGATGCGCTATACGAAGCGATCAAGGAAGCCCATGGGGCGCTGCGCCCGGCCGTCAGCATCACCCCGTTGACCTACAGCGCCCGGTTGTCGGCAATCAGCGGCTGCAACGTGCTGCTCAAGTGTGAACACCTGCAGCACACCGGCTCGTTCAAGTTTCGTGGGGCCAGCAACAAGATCCGTCTGTTGCCGGTCGATCAACACCAGCAGGGGGTGATTGCCGCCTCTTCCGGTAACCACGGGCAAGCGCTGGCGCTGGCGGGTAAGCGGGCTGGCGTACCCGTCACCGTTTACACCACCACTTCCGCCTCTGCGTACAAGGTGGAAGCCATGCGTGCACTGGGCGCCGAAGTGGTCTGCCTGCCCACCGACCCGCTGAGTACGGAACTGGAGGCGGCCAGGCAGGCCAAGGCCCAGGGCAAGCCGTTCGTGTCGCCCTACAACGACCCGCAAGTCATCGCGGGCCAAGGCACCATCGGCATCGAGCTGTTCGAGCAGGCGCCAGAGCTTGACGCCGTGTTCGTTGCCGTGGGCGGTGGCGGAATGATTGCCGGCATCGCTGCCGCCCTGCGGGTACTCAAACCTGGCACCGACATCATCGGTTGCTGGCCAGAAAATGATCCGGCTCTGCAGCAGTCGCTCAAGGCCGGCGAAATCATCGACGTGGACGCTACTGACACGCTGTCCGATGGCACGGCCGGCGGTGTCGAGCCCGGTAGCATCACCTTCCCGCTGTGCCAGGCGCTGCTGACCGATACCGTGCTGGTCAGCGAGGCCGAGATCAGGGCGGCCATGCGCGATATCGCCAGCAGTGAACGCTGGATCATCGAAGGTGCCGCCGGCGTTGCTGTCGCCGGCATGCAAAAGCTTGCCGAGCGCTACCGTGGCAAACGCGTCGCGGTCATCCTGTGTGGCCGCAACATCCTGCTGGACAAGTTCCTCGAGGCCGTCCAATGA
- a CDS encoding ornithine cyclodeaminase family protein gives MKVFSKAQIIASLDREAAVRCLEQGFIAYSEGKAQVPTVQGFAFPGANGDCCVKSAYIEGSATFTVKLSTGFYDNPSKGLPSNDGLMLVLSAHTGQPLALLQDEGWLTGMRTALAGRIAARLLAPAQVTAIGILGTGMQARMQLEQLGAVTDCRRVVVWGRHDSGLVAYSAFARELGYEVRTTRDPAEVAAAANLIVCTTPSRQPLLRSEWVRPGTHITAVGADAPGKQELDPALVARADRIIVDSMAQCSQYGEVAHALNSGRIDASQLIELGTLLAGRAKGREHDRQITLADLTGVAVQDAQISSCALAAMAA, from the coding sequence ATGAAGGTCTTCAGCAAAGCGCAGATCATCGCCAGCCTGGACCGGGAAGCTGCGGTACGCTGCCTGGAGCAAGGTTTCATCGCCTACTCCGAGGGCAAGGCGCAGGTCCCGACAGTCCAGGGCTTTGCCTTCCCCGGGGCCAACGGTGACTGCTGCGTCAAATCGGCCTATATAGAGGGCAGCGCCACCTTCACGGTCAAACTCTCGACCGGCTTCTATGACAACCCGTCCAAGGGCTTGCCGAGCAATGATGGCTTGATGCTGGTGCTGTCTGCACACACCGGGCAGCCGCTGGCCCTGCTGCAGGACGAGGGCTGGCTGACCGGTATGCGCACAGCCCTGGCCGGGCGTATCGCTGCGCGCTTGCTGGCGCCGGCACAGGTCACCGCCATTGGCATCCTGGGTACCGGCATGCAGGCGCGGATGCAGCTTGAGCAGCTGGGTGCGGTGACCGACTGCCGCCGGGTCGTTGTCTGGGGTCGCCACGACAGCGGGCTGGTCGCCTATAGCGCTTTTGCCCGCGAGCTGGGTTACGAGGTGCGGACCACGCGTGACCCTGCAGAGGTCGCCGCGGCGGCAAACCTGATCGTCTGCACGACCCCGTCCCGCCAGCCGTTGTTGCGCAGCGAGTGGGTCCGGCCCGGCACGCACATCACCGCTGTCGGGGCCGATGCGCCAGGCAAGCAGGAGCTGGACCCGGCGCTGGTGGCCAGGGCAGATCGCATCATCGTCGACTCGATGGCCCAGTGCAGCCAGTACGGCGAGGTTGCCCACGCCTTGAACAGCGGCCGGATCGACGCCAGCCAGTTGATCGAACTGGGTACGCTGCTGGCTGGCCGCGCCAAAGGGCGTGAGCATGATCGCCAGATCACCCTGGCGGACCTGACCGGTGTAGCCGTGCAGGATGCGCAGATCTCAAGCTGCGCCCTGGCTGCGATGGCCGCCTGA
- the codA gene encoding cytosine deaminase, whose protein sequence is MNIINARLRGKPGLFRIELSDERIAAIKPQADGVAPRAADDLDAGQNLVVAPFIEPHIHLDATLTAGEPQWNMSGTLFEGIERWAERKAITTHDDIKRRAKKTIGMLVDHGIQHVRTHVDVTDPTLTALKAMVEVRDEVRDLLDLQIVAFPQEGIESYPNGRALMSEAVAIGADVVGGIPHFENTRDQGVSSVKFLMDLAERTGCLVDVHCDETDDPQSRFLEVLAEEARVRDMGARVTASHTVAMGSYDNAYCYKLFRLLKQSGINFVSCPTESIHLQGRFDNFPKRRGVTRVAELDRAGMNVCFGQDSIVDPWYPLGNGNILRILEAGLHICHMLGYEDLQRCLDLITDNSARTLNLGERYGIEVGRPANLLLLSAPDDYEMVRSQGHALVSVRNGKVLMQRTPAQVQRFV, encoded by the coding sequence ATGAACATCATCAACGCACGCCTGCGCGGCAAGCCTGGCCTGTTCCGCATCGAACTGAGCGACGAACGCATAGCCGCCATCAAGCCCCAGGCCGACGGGGTGGCGCCGCGCGCTGCCGATGACCTGGATGCCGGCCAGAACCTGGTGGTGGCACCCTTTATCGAACCGCACATTCATCTGGACGCCACGCTGACTGCTGGCGAGCCGCAGTGGAACATGAGCGGCACCCTGTTCGAAGGCATCGAGCGCTGGGCCGAGCGCAAGGCAATCACCACCCACGACGACATCAAGCGCCGCGCGAAAAAGACCATCGGCATGTTGGTGGACCATGGCATCCAGCATGTGCGCACCCATGTCGATGTCACCGACCCCACCCTGACCGCGCTCAAGGCCATGGTTGAAGTGCGTGACGAAGTGCGCGACCTGCTTGATCTGCAGATCGTCGCCTTCCCCCAGGAGGGTATCGAGTCGTACCCCAACGGCCGGGCGCTGATGAGCGAAGCGGTGGCCATTGGCGCCGATGTGGTCGGTGGTATCCCGCATTTCGAAAACACCCGCGACCAGGGCGTGTCGTCGGTGAAGTTCCTGATGGACCTGGCCGAGCGCACCGGCTGCCTGGTGGATGTGCATTGCGACGAGACCGACGACCCGCAGTCACGCTTCCTCGAAGTGCTGGCCGAAGAGGCCCGGGTGCGCGACATGGGGGCTCGGGTCACAGCCAGCCATACCGTGGCCATGGGCTCGTACGACAATGCCTACTGCTACAAGCTGTTTCGCTTGCTCAAGCAGTCGGGTATCAACTTCGTCTCCTGCCCGACCGAGAGCATTCACCTGCAAGGGCGTTTCGACAACTTTCCGAAACGCCGCGGTGTCACCCGCGTGGCCGAACTCGACCGCGCCGGGATGAACGTATGCTTTGGCCAGGATTCCATCGTCGACCCTTGGTACCCGCTGGGCAACGGCAACATCCTGCGTATTCTCGAGGCCGGCCTGCACATCTGCCATATGCTTGGTTACGAAGACCTGCAGCGCTGCCTGGACCTGATCACCGACAACAGCGCCCGCACCCTGAACCTGGGCGAGCGCTACGGCATCGAGGTGGGGCGGCCGGCGAACCTGTTGCTGCTGTCGGCGCCGGACGATTACGAGATGGTGCGCAGCCAGGGGCATGCGCTGGTGTCGGTACGCAACGGTAAGGTGCTGATGCAGCGGACGCCGGCGCAGGTCCAGCGCTTTGTCTGA